The DNA segment GCTCGCCGCCGCCGAGGACGACCCCGCCGTCCGCGCGGTCCTCCTCTCCGCCGAGGGTGACGCCTTCACCGGCGGGAACGACCTCGCCGACTTCCTGCAGCGCCCCCCGACGGACGACAGCAGCCCCGTGCTGCGCTTCCTGCACGCGCTGATCGGCGCCTCCAAGCCGCTCGTGGCCGCGGTGAACGGGCTCGCCGTGGGGATCGGGACGACGCTGCTCCTCCACTGCGACCTGGTGTACGCGGGGCGGAGCGCCCGCTTCCACCTTCCCTTCGTCAGCCTGGGGCTGGTCCCGGAGGCGGGCTCCAGCCTGCTGGTGCCGCAGCGGGTGGGGCAGGCGCGCGCCGCGGAGCTGCTGCTGCTGGGCGAGCCCTTCGACGCGGAGCGGGCGCTGGAGATGGGGATCGTGAGCGCGGTCTTCCCGGACGCGGATCTGGCCGAGAAGGCGGAGGAGCGGGCGCTCCGGCTCGCGGCGCAGCCCCCCGCCGCCGTGCGCGCCACCCGGGCGCTCCTCCGCCGGGCGGACCGGGCGGCGCTGCAGGACCAGATGCGCGAGGAGTCGGCGCTCTTCCTGGAGCGGCTGCGCTCCCCGGAAGCGCGCGAGGCGATGCAGGCGTTCCTGGAGCGC comes from the Longimicrobiaceae bacterium genome and includes:
- a CDS encoding enoyl-CoA hydratase, whose translation is MSEHVLVETRGPVLHLRLNRPEKKNALTVEMYAAMADALAAAEDDPAVRAVLLSAEGDAFTGGNDLADFLQRPPTDDSSPVLRFLHALIGASKPLVAAVNGLAVGIGTTLLLHCDLVYAGRSARFHLPFVSLGLVPEAGSSLLVPQRVGQARAAELLLLGEPFDAERALEMGIVSAVFPDADLAEKAEERALRLAAQPPAAVRATRALLRRADRAALQDQMREESALFLERLRSPEAREAMQAFLERRQPDFSRFH